In bacterium 336/3, the following proteins share a genomic window:
- a CDS encoding ATP-dependent DNA helicase RecQ yields the protein MQKAQEFNLKEKLKEVFGHNQFRGNQEEIIKNLLAGNHTFVIMPTGAGKSLCYQLPAVLMEGSAIIISPLIALMKNQTDQLVAFGIDARFLNSTLSKSEMTRVKKDVLNGKVRMLYVAPESLTKEDNLEFLKKANISFVAIDEAHCISEWGHDFRPEYRKIRGIVDSLGKLPIIALTATATPKVQQDVQKNLQMEDANVFASSFHRSNLFYEVKPKKDPKKQLIKFIKQRKGQSGIIYCLSRKTVEEIAELLSVNDIKALPYHAGLDSDIRMRNQDAFLNEDADVIVATIAFGMGIDKPDVRFVIHYDAPKSLEGYYQETGRAGRDGLEGHCLMLYDREDIYKLEKFNKDKSVTERDNAKHLLQEITEYAECSVCRVKQLLHYFGEEYKAHNCGQCDNCNHHHKKYEGEDQVLLVLKAAKLTDQRFGAKHITDVLMGVPNEYVKSYGHDKLEVYGKGVDFPETDWLSLIRHILIFDFLEKDIENYGVLKITEKGEKFLKSSHSITLTKDFDFSAESEEAEEEQDNTPQASGKAYDEVLFDLLKNLRKRIAKEKNLPPYVIFQDPSIEEMATTYPTTKEELAQVNGVGMGKVQKFGKPFLDAIVKYVEENEIETASDVVIKSAVNKSKVKIFIIQQIDRKVDLEEIAEAKDLNFDELMDEIEHICYSGTKLNLDYYINQVMERERQEDLYDYFMNSETDNLQVALQELVEDDFTEEEIRLIRIKFLSEVAN from the coding sequence ATGCAAAAAGCACAGGAATTTAATTTAAAAGAGAAATTAAAAGAAGTATTTGGACACAACCAGTTCAGAGGGAACCAAGAGGAGATTATAAAAAACTTATTGGCGGGAAATCATACATTCGTGATTATGCCTACAGGTGCAGGAAAATCTCTTTGCTATCAGTTACCTGCCGTACTCATGGAAGGGTCAGCGATTATTATATCGCCATTGATAGCTCTCATGAAAAACCAAACCGATCAATTGGTTGCTTTTGGTATAGACGCCCGCTTTCTAAACTCTACACTCAGTAAATCTGAAATGACAAGAGTAAAGAAAGATGTTCTGAATGGAAAAGTAAGAATGCTTTATGTTGCTCCAGAATCTCTCACAAAAGAGGATAATTTAGAGTTTCTAAAAAAAGCAAATATTTCATTTGTAGCCATTGATGAAGCTCATTGCATTTCTGAATGGGGACATGATTTTAGGCCAGAATATCGTAAAATCAGAGGGATTGTAGATAGCTTAGGAAAATTGCCCATCATAGCACTTACTGCAACGGCTACTCCAAAAGTTCAGCAAGATGTTCAGAAAAACTTGCAAATGGAAGATGCGAATGTATTTGCTTCTTCTTTTCATCGTTCCAATCTTTTCTATGAAGTAAAACCTAAGAAAGACCCTAAAAAGCAGCTAATTAAGTTTATTAAGCAACGTAAAGGGCAATCAGGTATCATATATTGTTTAAGTAGAAAAACAGTAGAAGAAATAGCAGAACTTTTAAGCGTAAACGATATCAAAGCATTGCCATATCATGCTGGCTTAGACTCTGATATACGTATGAGAAACCAAGATGCCTTTCTCAATGAAGATGCAGACGTGATTGTAGCTACTATTGCTTTTGGAATGGGTATTGATAAACCAGATGTTCGTTTTGTTATTCATTATGATGCTCCTAAATCTTTAGAAGGCTATTATCAGGAAACAGGCAGAGCAGGTAGAGACGGTTTGGAAGGACATTGCTTGATGCTTTATGATAGAGAAGATATTTATAAATTAGAGAAATTCAACAAAGACAAAAGTGTAACAGAACGAGATAATGCAAAACATCTGCTCCAAGAAATTACAGAATATGCAGAGTGTTCAGTATGTAGAGTAAAGCAGTTGTTACATTATTTTGGCGAAGAATATAAGGCTCATAATTGTGGACAGTGTGATAATTGTAACCATCATCATAAAAAATATGAAGGTGAAGATCAAGTTCTTTTAGTTTTGAAAGCAGCTAAACTGACTGACCAACGTTTTGGGGCGAAACATATTACAGATGTACTGATGGGAGTGCCTAACGAATATGTAAAAAGTTATGGACATGATAAATTAGAAGTCTATGGTAAAGGTGTAGATTTTCCTGAAACGGATTGGCTTTCTCTTATTAGACATATCTTGATTTTTGACTTCTTAGAAAAGGATATTGAAAACTATGGAGTATTAAAAATTACAGAGAAAGGGGAGAAGTTTTTGAAAAGCTCACATAGCATTACACTTACCAAAGATTTTGATTTTTCTGCTGAATCTGAAGAAGCTGAAGAAGAACAAGATAACACACCTCAAGCATCAGGCAAAGCCTATGATGAAGTGCTGTTTGATTTACTTAAAAATCTGCGTAAACGCATCGCCAAGGAGAAAAATCTACCTCCATATGTGATTTTCCAAGATCCATCCATTGAAGAGATGGCAACCACTTATCCCACTACCAAAGAAGAACTTGCTCAAGTAAATGGTGTAGGAATGGGGAAAGTTCAAAAATTTGGTAAGCCTTTCTTAGATGCTATTGTAAAATATGTAGAAGAAAATGAGATAGAAACAGCTTCTGATGTAGTAATTAAATCGGCTGTTAATAAATCAAAAGTGAAAATTTTTATCATACAACAAATTGATAGAAAAGTAGATTTAGAAGAAATAGCAGAAGCAAAAGATTTGAATTTCGATGAATTAATGGATGAAATTGAGCATATTTGTTATTCTGGTACAAAACTTAATCTTGATTATTACATCAATCAGGTAATGGAAAGAGAAAGACAAGAGGATTTATATGATTATTTTATGAATAGTGAAACAGATAATCTACAAGTAGCCTTGCAGGAGCTTGTAGAAGACGATTTTACAGAGGAAGAAATTAGATTGATACGTATTAAATTCCTCTCAGAAGTTGCCAACTAA
- a CDS encoding mannose-1-phosphate guanylyltransferase yields the protein MALEHNYVVIMAGGIGTRFWPFSRNNNPKQFHDILGTGKSLLQQTITRFDDICPLENIFIVGSQEHENLLTEQLPNFNENQFILEPARRNTAPCIAYAAYKIFAKDPKANLVIAPADHLILNEKEFKKIILKALKETAKKDILVTLGIKPNRPDTGYGYIQFSDEKHSLWSKILGSSTSLKKVKLFAEKPTLELAIEFLRSGDFLWNSGIFIWNAKTIISEFENQLPDIAEAFHEVQPHFFTEQEETAIKKAYSQCRSISIDFGIMEKAENVFVIPSDFGWSDLGTWKSLYELSQKDEAGNVIQGNVVAYETNNCIIRTPENRLVVLQGLDNYIVAEHDNVLMICPKDEEQRVKEFVALAEKKGKEFI from the coding sequence ATGGCTTTAGAACATAATTATGTAGTCATTATGGCTGGGGGTATTGGAACAAGATTTTGGCCCTTTAGTCGTAATAACAACCCCAAACAATTTCATGACATCTTGGGCACAGGCAAAAGCCTTTTACAACAAACTATTACTCGTTTTGATGATATTTGCCCATTAGAGAACATTTTTATTGTTGGTAGCCAAGAGCATGAAAATCTTTTGACAGAACAATTACCTAATTTCAATGAAAATCAATTTATTTTAGAACCTGCCAGGCGTAATACAGCCCCTTGTATTGCTTATGCTGCTTATAAAATTTTTGCTAAAGATCCCAAAGCTAATTTAGTAATTGCTCCAGCCGACCACCTTATTCTAAACGAAAAAGAGTTTAAAAAAATTATTTTAAAAGCTTTAAAAGAAACTGCTAAGAAAGATATTCTAGTTACTTTAGGTATCAAACCCAATAGACCTGATACAGGATATGGATATATTCAATTTTCTGATGAGAAACATAGTCTTTGGTCTAAAATTTTAGGATCATCCACCTCACTCAAAAAAGTAAAACTTTTTGCTGAAAAACCCACTTTAGAACTTGCTATTGAGTTTTTAAGAAGCGGTGATTTTCTTTGGAACTCTGGTATTTTTATTTGGAACGCTAAAACTATCATTTCAGAATTTGAAAATCAGCTTCCTGATATTGCAGAGGCTTTCCATGAAGTTCAACCACATTTTTTTACTGAACAAGAAGAAACAGCCATCAAAAAAGCTTATTCACAATGCCGTTCTATTTCCATAGATTTCGGTATTATGGAAAAAGCAGAAAATGTTTTTGTTATCCCATCCGATTTTGGCTGGTCTGATTTAGGTACTTGGAAATCGTTGTACGAACTGAGTCAGAAGGATGAAGCTGGAAATGTCATTCAAGGCAATGTAGTTGCTTATGAAACAAATAATTGCATTATTAGAACACCTGAAAATCGTTTGGTTGTATTGCAAGGTTTAGACAATTATATTGTAGCAGAGCATGATAACGTTCTCATGATTTGTCCAAAAGATGAAGAGCAACGTGTAAAGGAATTTGTTGCTCTTGCTGAGAAAAAAGGAAAAGAATTTATCTAA
- a CDS encoding phosphoribosylaminoimidazolecarboxamide formyltransferase — protein sequence MSIQSALISVFYKDGLEPIVQALHKQGVKIYSTGGTQTFIEGLGVPVIAVEDLTGYPSILGGRVKTLHPKVFGGILSRRGLDSDLQETQTYQIPAIDLVIVDLYPFEETLAKGGREDEIIEKIDIGGISLIRAAAKNFQDVTIIASKNQYPYLLDILENQSGNITLEHRKYLATKAFEVSSHYDTAIFKYFNGQTNASVSFKESILEGRTLRYGENPHQKGFFFGNLEEMFEQLNGKELSYNNLVDIDGAVGLVAEFDSEQPVCAIIKHTNACGCAIGNSVQDAYLKALSSDPVSAFGGIIAFNQKIDVAAAEELDKLFFEVLIAPSYDADALEILKKKKNRIILLQKPVQTSDWQFRTLLNGVVMQEKDLKTETVEDLKVVTQKVPTSQEQKALIFAAILSKHTKSNTIVLANETQLLASGTGQTSRVDALKQAIHKANSFGFNLKGAVMASDAFFPFPDCVEIAHKEGITAVVQPGGSIKDQDSIDYCNQNDVAMVFTGIRHFKH from the coding sequence ATGTCCATTCAGTCTGCTCTGATTTCAGTTTTCTACAAAGATGGTTTAGAACCTATTGTTCAAGCTCTCCACAAACAAGGTGTTAAAATTTACTCCACAGGAGGTACACAAACTTTTATTGAAGGTTTAGGTGTTCCTGTTATTGCCGTAGAAGATCTTACAGGTTACCCTTCTATTTTGGGTGGTAGAGTAAAAACACTTCATCCAAAAGTTTTTGGTGGTATTTTATCTCGTAGAGGCTTGGATTCTGATTTACAAGAAACCCAAACTTACCAAATTCCTGCCATAGACCTTGTGATTGTAGATTTATATCCTTTCGAAGAAACTTTAGCCAAAGGTGGTAGAGAAGATGAAATTATTGAAAAAATTGATATTGGGGGTATTTCCTTAATTAGAGCTGCTGCAAAAAACTTCCAAGATGTAACTATTATTGCTTCTAAAAATCAGTATCCTTATTTATTGGATATTTTAGAAAACCAAAGCGGCAATATTACTTTAGAGCATCGCAAATATTTGGCTACCAAAGCATTTGAAGTAAGTTCTCATTATGATACAGCTATTTTTAAATATTTTAATGGACAAACCAATGCTTCTGTAAGTTTCAAAGAAAGTATTTTAGAAGGTAGAACACTTCGTTATGGAGAAAATCCTCATCAAAAAGGTTTTTTCTTTGGTAATTTAGAAGAAATGTTTGAACAATTGAATGGAAAAGAATTAAGTTATAACAATTTAGTAGATATAGATGGAGCTGTTGGATTGGTAGCTGAGTTTGACTCAGAGCAACCCGTTTGTGCCATTATCAAACATACCAATGCATGTGGTTGTGCTATTGGAAACAGTGTACAAGATGCTTATTTGAAAGCGTTGTCTTCTGACCCTGTTTCTGCTTTTGGAGGTATTATTGCCTTTAATCAGAAAATAGATGTAGCTGCTGCTGAGGAATTAGATAAATTATTTTTTGAAGTCCTCATTGCTCCAAGTTATGATGCAGATGCTTTAGAAATTCTGAAAAAGAAGAAAAACAGAATTATTTTACTTCAAAAACCCGTTCAAACTTCTGATTGGCAGTTTAGAACACTTTTGAATGGCGTTGTCATGCAGGAAAAAGACCTCAAAACTGAAACTGTAGAAGATTTGAAAGTGGTAACCCAAAAAGTTCCTACTTCTCAAGAACAAAAGGCTCTTATTTTTGCTGCTATTCTATCCAAACACACCAAATCAAATACCATTGTACTTGCCAACGAAACACAACTGCTTGCCAGTGGAACAGGGCAAACTTCTCGTGTAGATGCTTTAAAACAAGCCATTCATAAAGCCAATTCCTTTGGATTTAATCTAAAAGGTGCTGTGATGGCTTCAGATGCTTTTTTCCCTTTCCCAGATTGTGTAGAAATTGCTCATAAAGAAGGTATTACGGCTGTTGTACAACCAGGTGGCTCTATCAAAGACCAAGATAGTATTGACTATTGTAACCAAAACGATGTGGCTATGGTCTTTACAGGAATTAGACATTTTAAACATTAA
- a CDS encoding TonB-dependent receptor: MKKVYSSIILFFVFFTTYAQRQGIILGTIKDKNTQELIIGATIKVENSAVGAVSDDEGKFRIEIPTGSYNVIVSFAGYKTLTKYNLVVTSGNAQIINFELENEDNIETVEVTDKTSKSASAATLETPLSIQRLTTEEIKSNPGGNFDISRVIQALPGVGGTAGSVGGFRNDIIIRGGAPNENVYYLDGIEVPVINHFATQGAAGGPTGILNVSFIEDVTLSSSAFHSRFDNALSSVLEFKQREGNRERFSGNARLSGTELATTFEGPISKKTTFLASARRSYLQFLFKALDLPIRPNYWDFQYKISSKLNEKTTLTAIGIGAIDEFTFGVPRESDANKEYILRSNPSINQWNYTVGFSLKRLIDNGFLNIALSRNMFDNRLDRFEDAQFGDESRRTLRVRSQEIENKLRIDVNKKMGDWKWSYGGVAQYVKYNTNFFNRFRKEIRDENNNIVQPQIDIRANSAIDFARFGFFGQATRSIGKWGLSGGIRSDMNSFTDTGLQFYRTLSPRISASYQINDKWFASGSVGRYFKMPIYTVLGFRDENNNLVNRNMPYVANNHYTAGIEFLPKSSLRFTLEGFYKTYENYPVSLREGVSLANQGGNFSAIGNEPVSPTGKGRTYGMEFLAQQKLVKNLFFTASYTLFWSEFTDLNNNYIVSAWDTRHLFSAILGKKFKKGWEIGLKYRFQGGAPFTPFDLEASQRNYLSIGEGLLDLNRYNTQRLGAFQSFDFRLDKKINFNKWTLDLYLDVVNAFLLPSPAFPQYTFERTLDNTGFATTDGQPIRSDGSNAKPLILDNNDPSVLPTIGFIIEF, from the coding sequence ATGAAAAAAGTGTATTCTTCTATTATTCTTTTTTTTGTTTTCTTTACTACTTATGCTCAACGCCAAGGTATTATTTTAGGAACTATCAAAGACAAAAACACCCAAGAACTCATTATTGGGGCTACTATCAAAGTAGAAAACTCAGCAGTAGGTGCAGTATCTGATGACGAAGGAAAATTTAGAATTGAAATTCCCACAGGGAGTTATAATGTAATAGTTTCTTTTGCAGGCTACAAGACCCTTACCAAATACAATTTGGTAGTTACTTCTGGCAATGCTCAAATTATTAACTTTGAGTTAGAAAATGAAGATAATATCGAAACTGTAGAGGTAACAGATAAAACCTCTAAATCTGCTTCTGCTGCTACACTCGAAACACCTCTTTCTATTCAACGCCTTACAACTGAAGAAATTAAAAGCAATCCAGGTGGAAATTTTGATATTTCTCGTGTGATTCAAGCCCTTCCAGGTGTAGGAGGAACAGCAGGCTCTGTGGGTGGTTTTAGAAACGATATTATCATCAGAGGTGGAGCTCCCAACGAAAATGTTTATTATTTGGATGGAATCGAAGTTCCTGTTATCAACCATTTTGCTACACAGGGTGCTGCTGGTGGTCCAACAGGTATTTTAAATGTTTCTTTTATAGAAGATGTAACACTTAGTAGTTCAGCTTTTCATTCAAGATTTGATAATGCTCTTTCATCTGTTTTGGAGTTTAAACAACGAGAAGGCAATCGTGAACGTTTTTCAGGAAATGCTCGCCTTTCAGGAACTGAACTTGCAACAACCTTTGAAGGTCCTATCTCCAAGAAAACCACATTTTTAGCCTCTGCAAGACGTTCCTACTTACAATTTTTATTTAAAGCTCTCGATTTACCCATTCGTCCAAATTATTGGGACTTTCAGTACAAAATTAGTAGCAAACTCAATGAAAAAACAACCCTTACAGCCATTGGAATCGGAGCAATTGACGAATTCACTTTTGGTGTTCCCAGAGAATCTGACGCTAATAAAGAATATATTCTTCGTTCTAATCCCAGTATCAATCAGTGGAATTATACAGTGGGTTTTAGCTTAAAAAGATTAATTGATAATGGTTTTCTCAACATTGCTTTGAGCAGAAATATGTTTGATAATCGTTTGGATAGATTTGAAGATGCTCAATTTGGTGATGAATCTCGTAGAACACTCAGAGTTCGTTCACAAGAGATTGAAAATAAATTACGTATAGATGTTAATAAAAAAATGGGTGATTGGAAATGGAGTTATGGAGGTGTTGCCCAATATGTTAAATACAACACTAACTTTTTCAATCGTTTTAGAAAAGAAATTCGAGATGAAAACAATAATATTGTTCAACCACAAATAGATATTCGTGCCAATTCAGCTATTGATTTTGCTCGTTTTGGCTTCTTTGGGCAAGCCACTCGTAGCATCGGCAAATGGGGACTTTCAGGTGGTATCCGTTCAGATATGAATAGCTTTACTGATACAGGTCTCCAGTTTTATAGAACATTATCCCCAAGAATTTCAGCATCTTATCAAATAAATGATAAATGGTTTGCATCAGGTTCTGTAGGAAGATATTTCAAAATGCCTATTTATACAGTTTTAGGTTTTAGAGATGAAAACAATAATTTGGTAAACCGAAATATGCCTTATGTTGCTAACAATCATTATACAGCAGGTATTGAATTTTTACCAAAATCAAGTTTACGTTTTACTTTAGAAGGCTTTTACAAAACTTACGAAAATTATCCTGTTTCTCTTAGAGAAGGGGTTTCTTTAGCAAATCAGGGTGGTAATTTTAGTGCAATTGGCAATGAGCCTGTAAGCCCCACAGGTAAGGGCAGAACTTATGGAATGGAGTTTTTAGCTCAACAAAAACTTGTAAAGAACCTGTTTTTCACAGCTTCTTACACCCTCTTTTGGTCTGAATTTACAGATTTGAACAATAACTACATTGTATCAGCTTGGGACACAAGACATTTGTTTTCAGCTATTTTGGGCAAAAAATTCAAAAAAGGTTGGGAAATAGGTTTAAAATATCGCTTTCAAGGTGGAGCTCCATTTACTCCTTTTGATTTGGAAGCATCTCAAAGAAATTATTTGAGTATAGGGGAAGGTCTTTTGGATTTGAATAGATACAATACTCAACGTTTAGGAGCATTTCAGTCATTTGATTTCCGCTTAGATAAAAAAATAAATTTCAATAAATGGACTCTTGACTTATATTTAGATGTTGTCAATGCATTTTTACTTCCAAGTCCAGCATTTCCACAATATACTTTTGAGAGAACTCTTGATAATACAGGTTTCGCAACTACTGATGGGCAACCTATTCGTTCAGATGGTAGCAATGCCAAACCTCTTATTCTTGATAACAATGATCCTAGTGTACTACCTACCATAGGCTTTATTATTGAATTTTAA
- a CDS encoding protoheme IX farnesyltransferase: MLTISSEEIRLSTKLKAYWAFLKPRLSFLVAFSASFGYIFGKTGYFDWIGFIALSLGGFLVSGASVGINQILEKDLDKLMKRTQMRPLPLGILSVQEAIIYTIAVSIAGIALLAMFTNTLTVVLSIISMFLYGFVYTPLKRVGAIAVFVGAIPGALPPLLGWTAATGSITFEALIIFAVQFIWQFPHFWAIAWVLDEDYQKAGFRLLPSKQGRSLNSAIQIMVYTLFLIPISLLPALFNLTGIISAVVVTFAGCMFAAQSFSLMKDDTPKAALRIMFGSFLYLPIVQIAYILDKI, encoded by the coding sequence ATGCTCACTATCTCTTCCGAAGAAATACGACTCAGTACAAAATTAAAAGCATATTGGGCTTTTCTAAAGCCCCGATTGTCATTTTTAGTCGCTTTTTCAGCATCTTTTGGATATATTTTTGGAAAAACTGGTTATTTTGACTGGATTGGCTTTATAGCCTTGAGTTTAGGAGGCTTTTTAGTTTCTGGGGCATCCGTTGGTATCAATCAAATCTTAGAAAAAGATTTGGATAAACTGATGAAACGAACCCAAATGCGTCCTCTACCTTTGGGCATTTTGAGTGTCCAAGAAGCTATTATCTATACAATTGCTGTTAGTATTGCAGGTATTGCTTTACTTGCCATGTTTACCAATACACTTACAGTTGTTCTTTCTATTATTTCCATGTTTTTGTATGGGTTTGTTTATACCCCTCTCAAAAGAGTTGGAGCAATAGCTGTTTTTGTAGGAGCTATTCCAGGGGCTTTACCCCCACTATTGGGTTGGACAGCCGCCACAGGAAGCATTACATTTGAAGCTCTCATTATTTTTGCTGTACAATTTATTTGGCAATTCCCTCATTTTTGGGCAATTGCATGGGTCTTAGATGAAGATTACCAGAAAGCAGGTTTTAGATTACTTCCTTCCAAACAAGGTAGAAGTCTTAATTCGGCAATCCAGATTATGGTTTATACATTATTTTTAATCCCTATTAGCTTACTACCTGCTCTTTTCAATCTAACAGGTATTATATCAGCAGTTGTTGTAACTTTTGCAGGTTGTATGTTTGCTGCCCAAAGCTTTAGCCTAATGAAAGATGATACTCCTAAAGCTGCTTTACGTATTATGTTTGGTTCTTTCTTATATCTGCCTATTGTTCAAATAGCCTATATTTTAGATAAAATTTAA
- the tuf gene encoding elongation factor Tu (EF-Tu; promotes GTP-dependent binding of aminoacyl-tRNA to the A-site of ribosomes during protein biosynthesis; when the tRNA anticodon matches the mRNA codon, GTP hydrolysis results; the inactive EF-Tu-GDP leaves the ribosome and release of GDP is promoted by elongation factor Ts; many prokaryotes have two copies of the gene encoding EF-Tu) yields the protein MAKESFDRSKPHVNIGTIGHVDHGKTTLTAAITMVLANKGLAEKRDFSSIDNAPEEKERGITINTSHVEYQTANRHYAHVDCPGHADYVKNMVTGAAQMDGAILVVASTDGPMPQTREHILLARQVGVPQLVVFMNKVDMVDDPELLDLVEMEVRELLSFYQFDGDNIPVVRGSALGGLNGEPKWVETIDKLMEAVDNWIPIPPRLVDKDFLMPVEDVFSITGRGTVATGRIERGVINSGDPVEILGMGAEGLKSVVTGVEMFRKILDRGEAGDNVGLLLRGVEKTQIRRGMVICKPGSVTPHAKFKAEIYVLSKEEGGRHTPFFNKYRPQFYLRTTDVTGEIMLPEGVEMVMPGDNITIEVTLINKVAMEKGLRFAIREGGRTVGAGQITEILD from the coding sequence ATGGCAAAAGAAAGTTTTGACCGTTCCAAACCCCACGTAAACATTGGTACTATCGGTCACGTTGACCACGGAAAGACCACCCTTACAGCAGCTATCACAATGGTACTTGCAAACAAGGGTCTTGCTGAGAAAAGAGATTTCTCATCTATTGATAACGCTCCTGAAGAAAAAGAAAGAGGTATCACAATCAATACGTCTCACGTAGAATACCAAACAGCTAACCGTCACTATGCTCACGTTGACTGTCCAGGTCACGCTGACTACGTTAAGAACATGGTTACAGGTGCTGCTCAGATGGATGGTGCTATCCTTGTAGTTGCTTCTACAGATGGTCCTATGCCTCAAACTCGTGAGCACATCCTTCTTGCTCGTCAGGTAGGTGTACCTCAATTAGTTGTGTTCATGAACAAAGTGGACATGGTAGATGACCCTGAATTATTAGACTTAGTAGAAATGGAAGTACGTGAATTGCTTTCTTTCTATCAATTTGATGGTGATAACATCCCTGTCGTTCGTGGTTCTGCTCTTGGTGGATTGAATGGCGAGCCTAAGTGGGTTGAAACTATCGATAAATTAATGGAAGCTGTTGATAACTGGATTCCTATTCCTCCTCGTTTGGTTGATAAAGATTTCTTGATGCCTGTTGAAGACGTATTCTCTATTACTGGTCGTGGTACTGTTGCTACTGGTCGTATTGAGAGAGGTGTTATCAACTCTGGTGATCCTGTAGAAATCTTAGGTATGGGTGCTGAAGGTTTGAAGTCTGTAGTTACAGGTGTTGAAATGTTCCGTAAGATTTTGGATAGAGGTGAAGCTGGTGATAACGTAGGTTTGTTATTACGTGGTGTTGAGAAAACTCAAATCCGTCGTGGTATGGTTATCTGTAAGCCAGGTTCAGTAACTCCTCACGCTAAATTTAAAGCTGAGATTTACGTATTGAGCAAAGAAGAAGGTGGTCGTCATACTCCATTCTTCAACAAATACCGTCCTCAGTTCTATTTAAGAACTACTGACGTAACAGGAGAGATTATGCTTCCTGAAGGTGTAGAAATGGTTATGCCTGGTGATAACATCACTATCGAAGTAACACTTATCAACAAAGTGGCTATGGAGAAAGGTTTACGTTTCGCTATCCGTGAAGGTGGTAGAACAGTAGGTGCTGGTCAGATTACAGAAATCTTAGACTAA
- a CDS encoding ABC transporter has protein sequence MKKDQKSIPTSKIARATKFIQTGVKLGGNYVKHYAKKMVNPELTKEELHEDNAKDIYDTLSQLKGSALKVAQMMSMDKNVLPKAYTDRFTMAQYSAPPLSYPLVVKTFKQNLGKVPTEIFDTFSKEAINAASIGQVHQAKLGTKKLAVKIQYPGVADSIKSDLKMVKPFAVRLLNMNEKDLEMYMGEVEGKLLEEADYDLELKRSVEISKACAHFPDLFFAEYYPEYSCKRILTMDWLDGQHLTEFLQTNPSQEIRNKIGQALWDFYDYQVHTLKAVHADPHPGNFLLTQEGKIGVIDFGCIKEIPNDYYDNYFIIINPHLLTDDATLLERFKQLDFILEQDTIEQQAFFMNIFKEMIRLLGKPFHTDSFDFGNDDYFQEIYQYAEKLARMEELRKTNQARGSRHGLYINRTYFGLYSILNQLKAHIKTTKPEFLTKPVFENT, from the coding sequence ATGAAAAAAGATCAAAAGAGTATCCCTACTTCTAAAATTGCAAGAGCTACAAAGTTTATACAGACGGGTGTAAAATTAGGAGGGAATTATGTAAAGCACTATGCAAAAAAAATGGTGAATCCTGAACTTACCAAAGAAGAATTACATGAAGACAATGCAAAAGATATTTATGATACTTTGAGTCAATTGAAAGGAAGTGCCTTAAAAGTAGCTCAAATGATGAGTATGGATAAAAATGTATTGCCCAAGGCTTATACAGACCGTTTTACAATGGCTCAATATTCTGCTCCGCCACTTTCTTATCCTTTGGTAGTGAAAACCTTTAAACAGAATTTAGGAAAAGTTCCTACTGAAATATTTGACACATTTAGTAAAGAAGCTATCAATGCAGCATCTATTGGGCAGGTACATCAGGCTAAATTAGGAACAAAAAAATTAGCTGTAAAAATACAATACCCAGGTGTAGCAGATAGTATTAAGTCAGATTTGAAAATGGTGAAACCTTTTGCTGTTCGCTTACTCAACATGAATGAAAAAGACCTAGAAATGTACATGGGGGAAGTAGAAGGTAAGTTGTTAGAAGAGGCTGATTATGACTTAGAGTTGAAACGTTCAGTAGAAATTTCAAAAGCTTGTGCTCATTTTCCTGATTTATTTTTTGCAGAGTATTATCCAGAATATTCGTGTAAACGTATTTTGACAATGGATTGGCTTGATGGACAACATCTTACTGAGTTTCTGCAAACTAATCCCAGCCAAGAAATACGTAATAAAATAGGGCAGGCTCTTTGGGATTTTTATGATTATCAGGTACATACACTAAAAGCTGTTCATGCTGACCCTCATCCAGGCAACTTTTTGCTTACACAAGAAGGTAAAATAGGTGTGATTGATTTTGGTTGTATCAAAGAAATACCTAATGATTACTATGATAATTATTTTATCATCATTAATCCTCATTTGCTTACAGATGATGCAACACTCTTGGAACGCTTCAAACAACTTGATTTTATTTTAGAACAAGACACTATTGAGCAACAAGCTTTCTTTATGAATATTTTTAAAGAAATGATTAGGCTTTTGGGTAAACCTTTTCATACAGATAGTTTTGATTTTGGTAATGATGATTATTTTCAGGAAATTTATCAGTATGCAGAAAAACTTGCTCGTATGGAGGAACTTCGCAAAACAAATCAAGCAAGAGGCTCAAGACACGGTTTGTATATCAATCGAACTTACTTTGGATTATATTCCATACTTAATCAATTAAAAGCTCATATAAAAACTACAAAACCAGAATTTTTAACAAAACCAGTATTTGAAAATACTTAA